In the Bacteroidota bacterium genome, CATGACGCCCGTTTATGATATACAACCTCCTTTGGAGTTAATTAAGAATGGCAAAGCTGCCGAGGCGATTCCCATGCTGGAATTTATCGCCAAGCAGATGCCATCGCACGTCTCATGTCACGTACTTCTTGCGCAGGCCTATGCGGACGAAGAACGCTGGCAAGAATCCCTCTCTTCATGGCAAAACGCCTCCTTCTTGATGCCAAACAGCCCAGCAATAAGGAAAGGATTTCGCGAAGTGCTCGGTATTCTTTCCCGTCAAGCTATCAAGCTCATTGCTACAGCACCAGAACCCCAGCTTGTTCAAAACGAGCCGGTTGAAGAAGAAGTAGCTGACAAGAAAATAGCTGACAACAAACCGAAAAATATTTTCTCGCACCGTGTGCCACCACCCCTTGCACACCTTGCCCCGGATCCCGAAGCGCTTGCTGAGGACCTCGAACTGGATGATCTGATCAACGAACTTGAATCGGCCCGGATTGTGCCGAAGCCTGAACACGAAGTTGTTGAGACGCCAGTACTCGAAGCAGATATCGAAGACATGGTATCTGAAACGCTTGCCCGGATTTATGAAGGCCAGAAACAGTTTGGCGAAGCTGCCCGGGTATACGAAAAACTTGCTGTAATTCAGCCCGACCGCGCCGAGGATTTTGAGCAACGCGCTACCGAATTACGCGCCCGTGCTGTCAACGAAAGCGAATAACTGCTAGAGCCCCAGCCATCTCGCTAAACGCTACATTGTGGTCATGGCGCCGTTGGTGTTGTACCTCGTCGCTATCCCCCCATTTTCCATGCAACAGAAAAAAAGCCGGCTTGTCGTTGGTATTATGAGCGGTACCTCGCTCGATGGTATAGATGCTGCCCTTGCCCGTATTGAAGGCTCTGGTGCAGGTGTTTCCGTAGAACTCCTTGGGTTTCGATCAGCTTCTTATCCGCCAGCACTGCGGCAACTGCTACTCGATAATTCCCAACCAGCCACTTCCTCGGTCCTTGCCATTTCCCAGTTGAATGTACGCCTTGCGCATGCGTACGCTGATGCCGTGCAGCAACTCCTTGCGTCGAACGATACGCCGCTGGAGGCTGTTGATGCAATTGGGTGTCATGGGCAGACTGTTTTTCACGTTCCCGATGCAGCTGATTGTGCCGGTATGCCTGTGCGCTCGACACTGCAACTCGGCGATCCGTCTACGCTGGCAGTGCTGCTTGGTAAAACCGTGGTAGGGGATTTCAGAATGGCTGACATGGCCGCCGGCGGCCAGGGAGCACCACTGGTGCCGTATTTTGATTACGTTTATTTTACGCATCCAACAGAACGCCGGGTGCTGGTTAACATCGGCGGCATAGGTAACCTTTCTGTGTTGCCTCCAGAAAACGCACACGGCAAAGTGCTTGCTTTTGATACCGGGCCCGGCAACATGGTGATCGATGCTGTTGTACGACATTTCTGGGACAAGCCGTATGACGAAGGTGGCCAATTAGGACGCCAGGGATCTATAAACCAGGCTTTACTTAAGTATTTGCTGGATGACGCCTACTATGACCGTCCACCACCCAAATCGACGGGCAGAGAGTTTTACACGCAAGGATATGTAGAGAAACTGTTGCAGCAGGCCGCAGATCTTGGCGTATCTCGCCCTGAAGATATTGTAGCCACCGTAGCAGCGCTCACTGTTGAAACACTCGCCGGCGCATTTGAAAACCACGTGCTTTCGGGTGGCTCCGTTGATCGCGTGATTGTTTCGGGTGGTGGGGTGCACAACGTGTGTATTATGGAGGGATTGCAGCAAAAACTTGCCGGTATCCCTGTGCAGCCCATGCAAGAGGTTGGGCTAAACCCTGACGCAAAAGAAGCTGTTTGTTTTGCCGTACTGGCCCACGAGACCCTCAATAAGGTGCCTTCAAACGTACCAAGCGCTACGGGTGCTACCCGGCCTGTAATCCTCGGGAAAGTCTGTTTGCCATCCTGACCCACCCCCTTGCGATTAGAAGGCAAGTTAGCGTTATTTCCACTCGTTTCTCACCATTTGGCCCCTAATTAATATTCGTATGCAGGAAAATCAAGCATTCACGCCGGTAACGGAAACAGGAGAGTTTGGTCTGATTGATCGCCTCGGAAATATTTTGGGTACCCCCTCCGACCCAACCGTTATCCGCACCATTGGTGATGATGCTGCCGTTTACAGTATCGGTGAGGGTAAGGTACACGTAGTGACTACGGATGCGCTCATTGAAAACATCCATTTTGATCGCACCTTTATGCCCATGGAGTTTTTGGGGGTAAAAGTGATGGCGGTTAATGTGAGCGATATCGTTGCGATGAACGCACGACCGCGCTATGCAACCATTGCAATAGGTTTGCCCCACGATGTGTCTGTAGAAATGGTTGAGTCGATTTACGCCGGCATCCAAAAAGCATGCAAGGCATACGGGGTTTCTATGATTGGTGGAGATACTACGGCAGCCCAGCGCATGACCATTTCGGTTACTGTTATTGGTGAAGCTGACGAAGAGGCTGTCGTTTACCGTCATGGCGCGCATATTGGAGATGTTGTTTGTGTGACGGGGGATCTTGGCGCTTCGTACGCCGGCCTCCGCGTGTTGCTTGAGCAGCGTGCTGCATTGCAGAAAAGTGGGTTGGACTTTGTGCCGGCGCTGGATGGGTTCCGGTATGCCATCCAACGTCACCTCACGCCTACGCCGCGCCTCACAGCCATCGACGTATTGCAGAAAGCAGGGGTTAAACCCTCCGCAATGATTGATATCTCAGATGGACTCGCTTCAGAACTTGAACACATTTGCCGGCAAAGCCATTGTGGTGCTACACTCAAGGCTGAAGATTTGCCGATTCATGAGCAAACCCGTGGTGCCGCCAAGCATTTTTCCCAGGATCCCGATACCTATGCGCTGTATGGAGGGGAAGACTATGAGTTGTTGATGACAATACGTCCCGATGATTACAAAAAAGTCCCGGCCGGTACACTTACTGCCATTGGTACCATTACGGACATGGAAGATATTCTGATTGAGACGCCGCAGGGCTCGAAGATTCATCTCAAAGGTCGCGGATACCAGCATTTTGGTGGGCCGTCAGATGTGTAGCTGAACGTATGCAATAAAAAAGGGCTGTACCTCATCGCGCGGTACAGCCCTTTTTTATTCTAACCTGGACGGTATGCTACGGGTGGTCCACACCGCAGAATACATGATTTTTAGTCCAGTTCTCCAGTATAGCTCGCCGATGTTTTGTACGCTGCAGGAAGTCTGGTGCATCCTGGCCGATAGGGGAGCCCGGTGGTGCGACAACCGTTCGCCAGGTTTCGGCAGGCTGGTATTCACGGGTCAGCACGCGTTGCACATCATCATAAATCATATCCCGGTGGGCAATGGTTTCGTTGTCTTTTCCTTTGCTGCGTTCGAGCCAGGCGAGAATTTCGCGCAAGTGCAAAATAACGCGGGCCCGTGTTGCAGGAGCAACATCTGATCTGGTGACCAACGAAAGTAATGCATCGGTCCATACTTGCTGTACAACCCGCTGTAATTCAGCGTCGTACGGATCTTTGGGCATCCGTGCTTTCCACACGCTATCAAAAATGCGTAATAAGACCTCGTTTGCACCGGGGAGTGCGGGATCAAAATCTTCCTGATAAATCAGGCGGGTGAGGCGCTGGGGGTTGGCAAGCAGATCGGCAACCATGCCTGCTGCAATGTGGGCCGGCGCATAAGGGTCAAACGTGAGACCGGTGTATCCGTCGAATAGCTCCCTGTTTTGGCCGTATCCGGGAGGGCGCGGTGGAAGCTGGGTCCTGAGGTTTTCCGGCAACCGTAAAGCGGTCGGCTTTATGGTTTCAAGGAGCGCGTCAACTGCCGCCAATTGCTCTTCGCCTGGAATTACAGCAGGTAGCCTGCGGGTATCATTGCGCATGGCGTAGCTGTAGTCTATGCCCCCAACAAGTTTCACCGCGGCTTCGATTTGAAAACGGTGGTGTAGGTAGAGCGGCACCAGCACTTCTTCCAACTGTGCAAGGGGCTGACTGGCTTTGATGTTGGCAATGCCAAAGCGGTTGAGCGCAATTTGTCGGATGCGCATGCTAAGGTCGAGTTGGTCAACCGGGTTGGTGCCGTTGTCCCACAAATGCCCAATGGGATGGGCACCACCCTGCGGGCGCGCATCAGTGTCTGTCAGGTAGTAGAATCCTTCCTCGTATGCTTTGTTGAGGATGGCATCGAGCTGTGTCCGCTCATCTTGGGTATCTGAAAACTGGCTGTAGCTGAACTTGACGGTGGTGATGTCCCAATCGCCGATGCCGGCATCATACGCCTCATTGATGGAGAGTTTGCCGTTGGCATCAAGCGTGACCAACGGCGCGGGGTAGTCCATAACCGATGCGCGGTTGTTTACAGATGCTGCAAAGTTGTGCATAAAGCCGAG is a window encoding:
- a CDS encoding anhydro-N-acetylmuramic acid kinase, encoding MQQKKSRLVVGIMSGTSLDGIDAALARIEGSGAGVSVELLGFRSASYPPALRQLLLDNSQPATSSVLAISQLNVRLAHAYADAVQQLLASNDTPLEAVDAIGCHGQTVFHVPDAADCAGMPVRSTLQLGDPSTLAVLLGKTVVGDFRMADMAAGGQGAPLVPYFDYVYFTHPTERRVLVNIGGIGNLSVLPPENAHGKVLAFDTGPGNMVIDAVVRHFWDKPYDEGGQLGRQGSINQALLKYLLDDAYYDRPPPKSTGREFYTQGYVEKLLQQAADLGVSRPEDIVATVAALTVETLAGAFENHVLSGGSVDRVIVSGGGVHNVCIMEGLQQKLAGIPVQPMQEVGLNPDAKEAVCFAVLAHETLNKVPSNVPSATGATRPVILGKVCLPS
- the thiL gene encoding thiamine-phosphate kinase, with translation MQENQAFTPVTETGEFGLIDRLGNILGTPSDPTVIRTIGDDAAVYSIGEGKVHVVTTDALIENIHFDRTFMPMEFLGVKVMAVNVSDIVAMNARPRYATIAIGLPHDVSVEMVESIYAGIQKACKAYGVSMIGGDTTAAQRMTISVTVIGEADEEAVVYRHGAHIGDVVCVTGDLGASYAGLRVLLEQRAALQKSGLDFVPALDGFRYAIQRHLTPTPRLTAIDVLQKAGVKPSAMIDISDGLASELEHICRQSHCGATLKAEDLPIHEQTRGAAKHFSQDPDTYALYGGEDYELLMTIRPDDYKKVPAGTLTAIGTITDMEDILIETPQGSKIHLKGRGYQHFGGPSDV